Part of the Candidatus Neomarinimicrobiota bacterium genome, TGCTGCCTATTTTGAGGATGTAGCGAAGGAGTCTGGTGAGGCGCAACTGGCGGCCAAGTGGGTGATGGGCGAAGTACTCCGGGTGCTCAAAGACCAGAGCATTGCGATGGAGGAGCTCTCCCTGGAGCCCCGGCGCTTTGCTGGACTACTGGAGCGTGTCGCAGACAAAACCGTCAATAATACGGTTGCCAAGCAGATTTTCGATGATATGCTGAACAGCGCCAAAACCGCCGATGAAATCATCGAGGAGCAGGGCCTCAAGCAGGTGTCGGATACCTCAGAGCTGGAAACCATCGTGGAGGGCGTGATCGAGGCGAATCCGGACGAATACGAAAAATATAAAAACGGCAATCCGCAGCTGATGGGATTTTTCATGGGACAGGTGATGCAGGAGACGCAGGGGAAGGCTAATCCCCAAAAGGTGAAGGAGATCCTTGGTGAAAAACTCGGAAAGCCTGAATAGGCAGGCTTCAGTCTACTATCACACTTTATATTTCTAGTAAAAAATTCATTGTAGTTTGATTCAAAATCACTAATATTTTCTCTGCGAACACTTTGGAAAATCCGGGAAGCGTGGAGGTGATATTGTTCGCCGGGTATTGTACCTTGCCTTTAAGAACCGGTAAGTTTTTAAAATTAAATTAATGGAGGTATGTATGGCGAATAAACTGTGGGACGACGTGAGAAAAAGTCTTCAGGACATCGGTAATGTTGCGGCAGAAAAAGGTAAAGTCTTTTCGAGAGCCGCTGCTGACAAGGCGGAAGAACTGACCAGGACCGGAAAGATTAAACTGGATATTCTCCAGGTGAATCGGGATATCGAACGGAATTTTACGGAACTCGGTGGTAAAGTATATCACCTGAAGTCCGAAGATAAGCTTGATACGGTGGCTGATGCCCCGGATATCCAGATGCTCTTTGATAAGATTACCGTTTTGGAGGAAAAGAAGTCCGCGCTGGAGGATAAGCTCGCACATGTGGCACCGGAGGAGGCCGCAGCGACTGAACCGTCCCAAGCGGAGGAACCGGCTACAGAAGCCTCACCCGAACCGGAGGAAGGCGACGATTCGGACAAAGAAACACCCGCGTAATTTATTTGGGAGTGTAGCGTCCGGGGTCTTACTCCTGGTTTTATGCGGTGTCATAGCGCTACCGATTTCAGCCGGGGAGCCGACGAAAACGCTCCTTATTGGCGGCGATCTGATGCTCGGCAACTGGGTTACGGACCATTTGGACCGGGACGGTACCGACTATCCGTTCCGCCGGATCGACAGCCTGTTGCAACAGGCGGATGTTCGCTTTGCAAACCTGGAGGCACCTATCGGTACCGGTGATTCGCTCTCCCGGTACGACAAAACCTATACCTTCACGTTACCATCCTCTTACCGGCAGGTGCTGAAGCACAGTCGGCTGGATATCGCCGGACTCGCCAATAATCACATTATGGATTACGGTGTCCGGCTGGCGGATTCTACGGTGTACTATCTGAAGGAACTGGGCATTCGATCTGTCGGGTACGGGTTGAACCGGAGGGAGGCATCGCAACCAGTTGTTTTACCGGGGAATCCCTCGGTGGCATTCCTGGCGTATTCAATGACATTTCCCAGGGAGTTCTGGGCGACGGATTCCACCGCGGGCACAGCCTATCCGTTCGAATCGGACTTCATTCCCCGGGTAACGGCTGCCGATTCACTGGCAGACTTCACCATTGTTTCCTTCCACTGGGGGAGCGAGAACAGCGATAGTACCAAGAAGTACCAACAGGTCTTTGCCCGCCGGGCTATCGACGCCGGTGCAGATTTGGTTGTGGGCCACCACCCGCATATCTGGCAGGGAATAGAAAATTATAAAGGCCGGCTCATCGCTTATTCCCTGGGGAACTTTTGTTTTGGATCGTTTAGTCCAACGGCACTCCGAAGCGGGTTATTGGAAATCGAAATTGGCGAGGATACGGTGCGTGCCGCAAAGATTCATCCATTAAATGTGAAAAATGTCGATGTCCGATTTCAACCACGACTAATGACTGCCAGGCAGGCGGACAGTTTTTTTACACATTTGCGAACAATATCCTCCCGATTTGACAGCACAAGCACCATACAAATTCACCCGGATGGTAATTTGAGTTGGGACAGAGAGTAATGGCATCCAAACGTCATAGGTACTCCAGCAGAACTCTGGATCAGTATTTCACGGAGATTGGCAACGAAAGTCTGCTGACGCCGGAGGAAGAGATTACCTTGGCGCGACTTGCCAGAGAGGGGCAGCAAGAGGCGTTGGACAAAATTCTGCGGTCCAACTTGCGTTTTGTTGTGACAGTGGCAAAAAAATATCAAAATCACGGACTCTCCCTGGAGGACCTGATCAGCGAGGGTAATATTGGCCTGATTAAAGCAGCAAAGCGGTTTGACGAAACCCGGGGGTTCAAATTTATCTCGTATGCGGTTTGGTGGATTCGCCAGTCAATCCTGCAGGCAATTTCCCAGCAATCCAGGATTGTACGTCTTCCATTGAATAAGGTAGATGCAGTCTCGAAGATGCGGAAAATCTACCAGGAACTGGAGAAGGAATTCGACCGGGAACCGACGACGGAAGAGATCGCCGAGGCTATGGAACTAACCCGGGATGAGATTGAGGATACGATTCAGGCGGCGGAGCGGGAGCTGTCGGTAGACGAGCCCCGAGGCAAGGACGACGCTACAAATTTGTTGGAAATATTACCGGAGATGAACACTGATGAGCCTGGAGATGAACTCATCGATGAATCGCTGCATCATGAGGTCGAAGAGGCGCTGGCGACGCTGGATGAGCGGGAAGCCGACATTATTCGGCGCTATTTCGGAATCGGTTTCGACCAGCCGCTGACCCTTGAGCAAATTGGTTCGGAGTATGATTTAACCCGCGAACGCATCCGTCAGATAAAGGAGAAGGCCCTCCAGAAGCTCCGCCATACAAGCCGTACAAAAATTTTGAAAAAATATCTTGGCGAATAGGAAATTTGAATACTATATTGCGTTCGAGCAATCAATCACCAATTCAAGATTTGATAACAAGCCCGATCATATATATCTTATCAGGAATTCGTGCAATGAGTAGGGGAACACTCTTGTGAAATTACTGTTTCTGAATGATGAAGGCATACGGGAATTTACGCTTACCCGAAAAAAGATCATTCTGGGAATCGTCGCACTGCTGATTCTGGGGGCTGGATTTTCCTATCTCACAATCGATGTGCTGACGAAGAAAATGTATCAGGCCAAGATCAATAATCTGAAACAGAACAATGAGCGCCTGATCGGCCTGCTCGATAATTTGCAGTCCACAGTGCAAACAATGGAGCAGGAGTTGACAACCCTCCAGTCCAGAGATGAAGAAATCCGGACCTACGCCGATCTGCCAGCCGTTGACAGTGATGTCCGTAAGCTCGGTATTGGTGGTACCCGATACGATAAGACGATGGAACTGGATTATCTGCTGCCCACCGATGAAACCAAGGTGTCGGACTTGGTCATTGACGTCGAGCGCCTCTCACGGATGTTAAAACTTGAGCGGCTGAGCTACGAAAAACTGTACGACACGTTTAAACATAATACCGCAAAAATTCAGTCAACGCCATCTATCCGTCCGATAGAGGGGGGATATTTTACCGATGGATTCGGATATCGGCGTGATCCATTTACACATCAGCGACGGTTTCATTATGGCTTGGACATTTCTGCGCGGCGGGGCACACCGATCCATGCTACAGCCGGAGGAACGGTCAAATATGCCAAACGCCGGAGCGGATACGGGCTAGTGGTTGCCCTCGACCATGGGTACGGATATGAAACGATGTATGCCCACATGTCCAAAATGCACGCCAAACCAGGGCAAAAAGTCGAACGGGGTGATCTTATCGGTGAAGTCGGAAATACCGGGCGATCAACGGCCTCCCATTTACATTACGAGATTTTAGTGGGGGGGAATCCCGTCAATCCAATTAATTATTTCTTTAGCGGATATTTGAACAACTGACATTTATTCCAGTGATGAATTTTAGAGGCCCCGGTTGTGTCAACCGGGGCTTTTTTGTATTATTACAAACTGCTTGACATGGATTAAAGGCGGAAATACTTTAAATCTAATTGAGACTGAACAGGAAAACGAAGGCACATCATAAATGTATATGAAACCAAGAACTTATTACATCGAGACCTACGGCTGTCAGATGAATGAATACGATTCGGAACTGGTAGCAGGTATTCTCGAAGAGAAAAATTATACGTCGGTGGATTCGTACGAAGACGCTGATGCAATTTTTGTCAATACATGCGCCATCCGGGAAGGGGCGGAGCAACGCGTTATGTCCCGGCTCGGACAATATAAAACCCGTAAGGATGCCGAGCCAAATACCATCATTGGAGTCCTTGGCTGCATGGCACAGAATCTGAAGGATAAAATACTGACTGAAAAGCCGTATGTGGATTTCGTGCTGGGGCCGGATGCCTACCGGAATCTTGACCAGATGCTGGAACAGTATCACGAGGATGAGGAAACCATCATTAATACGCGGCTCAGCAAGCACGAAGTGTATGACGGTATGTTTCCGTCCCGCAAAGAAGGCATCAACGCGTGGATTGCCATAACCCGGGGCTGTGATAAGTTTTGCACCTTTTGTATCGTGCCCTATACCCGGGGGCGGGAACGCAGCCGGCCTGTGGAAAGTATCGTTGAGGAAGTCCGCCGGGTGGTAGATGAAGGATTTGTTGAAATTACGCTTCTGGGCCAGAATGTAAATTCGTACCAGTACGAAGAGCACGGATTCCCGGAATTACTTGATGCGGTGTCCGATGTGGAGGGCGTCAAACGTATCCGGTATACTTCGCCGCATCCCAGAGATATTGACGAAAACCTCCTGACCGTGATGCGGGATAATCCAAAGATCTGTAATCACATTCACCTGCCAGTGCAATCCGGGTCCACAGAGGTATTAGAGCGAATGAACCGGACCTATACCCGGGATGAATATCTGAATCTGGTGGACACAATCTATGAATATCTGCCGGACTGTGGAATTAGCACGGATATCATCGTCGGATTTCCCGGGGAAACCCATGAGCAATTTATGGAAACGGTCTCGTTGATGAAGCAGGTTCGGTATGATAACGCGTTTATGTTTAAGTACTCGGCGCGTCCGTACACCAAAGCCATCGAATATGAGGATTCGGTTTCCGATGAAGAGAAATCCGAGCGGCTGCAGCAAATTATCGCCCTGCAGAACGATATTACTCTGGAGAAAAACCGGAAACTTATCGGAACCAAGGCACAGGTACTGGTTGAGAAGAACAGCAAAAAGTCCGATGAACAGTGGATGGGACGTACGGACGAAAATCGTATTGTAGTCTTCGATAAAAATGGCGAACTTCCCAGAGATATCGTTCCGCTGCGAATCTATGATGCTCAGGGAGTCACCTTATTTGGCGAGCACGTAAAATAGATTGAAATGGAGTTACCATGGGTCTACTAAAAATTTTCCTAACTATCGTCCTGATGGCTGTCTTGTTATGGTTTCTGGCGCTCAATGTGGATCAGACCATCATGGAATTGCAGATATTCACGACGACGCTGTACGATGTGAACCTGGTGCATGTCCTCCTGGCGTCCTTTTTAATCGGTATCTTTGTTGGATTTCTGATTCCGGTATTCCAGGTGCTCAGCTCCCGTGCTGAAGTCCGGAAATACGAAAGGGAAAACAGAAAATTGAAGGCCGAACTGAACGACCTGCGCAATGTCGCCATCGACGAGGAACTAACCCAGATCCCGGAGGAGGCAGGCAGCGAATCTTCGGAGAACACGCCGCAGAAATCAGAGAACGGGTAACCCTTAACTAACCCAGTAGATTCCCATGGAAATTACTTATATCATCATCGGACTTGCCGCACTGAGTATCCTGT contains:
- a CDS encoding CapA family protein, coding for MLGNWVTDHLDRDGTDYPFRRIDSLLQQADVRFANLEAPIGTGDSLSRYDKTYTFTLPSSYRQVLKHSRLDIAGLANNHIMDYGVRLADSTVYYLKELGIRSVGYGLNRREASQPVVLPGNPSVAFLAYSMTFPREFWATDSTAGTAYPFESDFIPRVTAADSLADFTIVSFHWGSENSDSTKKYQQVFARRAIDAGADLVVGHHPHIWQGIENYKGRLIAYSLGNFCFGSFSPTALRSGLLEIEIGEDTVRAAKIHPLNVKNVDVRFQPRLMTARQADSFFTHLRTISSRFDSTSTIQIHPDGNLSWDRE
- a CDS encoding RNA polymerase sigma factor RpoD/SigA — translated: MASKRHRYSSRTLDQYFTEIGNESLLTPEEEITLARLAREGQQEALDKILRSNLRFVVTVAKKYQNHGLSLEDLISEGNIGLIKAAKRFDETRGFKFISYAVWWIRQSILQAISQQSRIVRLPLNKVDAVSKMRKIYQELEKEFDREPTTEEIAEAMELTRDEIEDTIQAAERELSVDEPRGKDDATNLLEILPEMNTDEPGDELIDESLHHEVEEALATLDEREADIIRRYFGIGFDQPLTLEQIGSEYDLTRERIRQIKEKALQKLRHTSRTKILKKYLGE
- a CDS encoding M23 family metallopeptidase yields the protein MKLLFLNDEGIREFTLTRKKIILGIVALLILGAGFSYLTIDVLTKKMYQAKINNLKQNNERLIGLLDNLQSTVQTMEQELTTLQSRDEEIRTYADLPAVDSDVRKLGIGGTRYDKTMELDYLLPTDETKVSDLVIDVERLSRMLKLERLSYEKLYDTFKHNTAKIQSTPSIRPIEGGYFTDGFGYRRDPFTHQRRFHYGLDISARRGTPIHATAGGTVKYAKRRSGYGLVVALDHGYGYETMYAHMSKMHAKPGQKVERGDLIGEVGNTGRSTASHLHYEILVGGNPVNPINYFFSGYLNN
- the miaB gene encoding tRNA (N6-isopentenyl adenosine(37)-C2)-methylthiotransferase MiaB, translating into MYMKPRTYYIETYGCQMNEYDSELVAGILEEKNYTSVDSYEDADAIFVNTCAIREGAEQRVMSRLGQYKTRKDAEPNTIIGVLGCMAQNLKDKILTEKPYVDFVLGPDAYRNLDQMLEQYHEDEETIINTRLSKHEVYDGMFPSRKEGINAWIAITRGCDKFCTFCIVPYTRGRERSRPVESIVEEVRRVVDEGFVEITLLGQNVNSYQYEEHGFPELLDAVSDVEGVKRIRYTSPHPRDIDENLLTVMRDNPKICNHIHLPVQSGSTEVLERMNRTYTRDEYLNLVDTIYEYLPDCGISTDIIVGFPGETHEQFMETVSLMKQVRYDNAFMFKYSARPYTKAIEYEDSVSDEEKSERLQQIIALQNDITLEKNRKLIGTKAQVLVEKNSKKSDEQWMGRTDENRIVVFDKNGELPRDIVPLRIYDAQGVTLFGEHVK
- a CDS encoding LapA family protein encodes the protein MGLLKIFLTIVLMAVLLWFLALNVDQTIMELQIFTTTLYDVNLVHVLLASFLIGIFVGFLIPVFQVLSSRAEVRKYERENRKLKAELNDLRNVAIDEELTQIPEEAGSESSENTPQKSENG